GGGAAAAGAAGAAAACGACCGGTTCTAGATATAGCGGTTTTCTTGCGCGCGCTGAATGGCCTCGGATGTGGTGCGGGCCGACAGACGATCACGTGCACTGCTCAACCGAGCCTTAAGCGCACTTTCCGAGATTCCCAATTTTGCCGCCGCTTCCGCGTGGCGAAACCCCTTAGCAACCAATTGCAGAGCGGCGCGCTGTGCAGGGGTCAGGCTTTTCGGAGGCTGCGTGCCCAGATGAATTTCGGTTATCACCTCAAGCAAGTGCTGCATTTCCGTGTCAGTAAATTCCCGATCAGCACGCGCAAACCCACCGATGCTACGTGATGTAATCGGCCCGATAGACACGGCGACACCGTATTTAGCCCCGTAGCTTGCTGCTTGTGCAAAAACCTTGTGTGGGTCCGGGAACTCCAGATCGCTCCAGCGAATGGCGCCTTCATTTTGGACCCCCCAGAGCACCAACGGATCGACCATCATATAGCCTTCATCGACGTATTTCGCGGACCATTCAGGATCATAGGTTTGCAGCAACATAAACGGCGCACCATTCCGCGCATGCAGCCCCAACGCATATCCGGACGGTGCGAGACTATCCACAATCGTCAATCTTTCGCTGAGGTCGGTCTTCCACTGCATATCTGGTAGGCCACCCTGCGTAATTTCAAGAATTCATCAATTCAGGTAAAAACTATCTATTTAATATAGCTGCAAAAAGTCAAACAACCTGAGCTTGCAATTTGACGTAAGGTCAAGCAGTGCGTTGGGTGCTCACCACTTAGGGGCGAAAAGCAAAAAACCCCGCACAAGGCGGGGCTTTTCTAGAACGACTTGGGTCGATCTTATTCTTCGGCGTCTACCAGAGCTTCTTCAGCTTCCAGACGGGCGCGGTCAGCTGCGCCTTTGGCATCGGCATCGCGTTCTACGAATTCGATGATCGCCATCGGAGCCATGTCGCCATAGCGGAAGCCCGCTTTCAGAACGCGAACGTAACCACCCTGACGGTCCTGATAGCGCGGGCCCAGAACGTCGAACAGTTTAGCAACCAGAGCTTCCTGCTTCAGACGGGCCGAAGCCTGACGACGAGCGTGCAGGTCGCCACGTTTGGCCAGCGTGATCATTTTTTCGATGATCGGGCGCAATTCTTTGGCCTTGGGCAGGGTGGTCTTGATCTGTTCGTGTTCGATCAGCGATCCAGCCATGTTAGCGAACATGGCTTTACGGTGTTCATGGGTGCGGTTCAGGCGGCGGTAACCACGAGCGTGACGCATTTTCTTAATCCTTCTTTGGTGCTCTTGAACGAGCGGTGCTTTGTCTGAGAACCGATGCGTGTCGGTCCCTCTCCTTGGGGCAGGATTGCCCAGATGTTCCCCACTACTGTGGGCATTTCGGGGGCCGCTCTACGCCGCCCCCGGAAACTTGTCAAATCAGAACTGGTCTTCGAATTTCTTCGCCAGCTCTTCGATGTTCTCAGGCGGCCATTCCTCGACATCCATGCCAAGGTGCAGACCCATGCCCGAAAGCACTTCTTTGATCTCGTTCAGCGACTTGCGGCCGAAGTTCGGAGTGCGCAGCATCTCGGCTTCGGTTTTCTGGATCAGATCGCCAATGTAAACGATGTTGTCGTTCTTCAGGCAGTTTGCCGAACGTACCGACAGTTCCAGCTCGTCCACTTTCTTCAGCAGAAGCGGGTTGAACTCGAGACCATCGTCTTCGTCCTGACGGCCAGCTGCTTCCGGCTCGTCGAAGTTTACGAAGATCGACAGCTGATCCTGCAGGATGCGCGCAGCATATGCCACAGCATCTTCCGGGGTAACCGAACCATCGGTTTCCAGCTTCAGGGTCAGCTTGTCATAGTCCAGAACCTGACCTTCACGGGTCGGCTGAACATCATACGACACTTTCTTGACCGGCGAATAGATCGCATCAACCGGGATCAGGCCAATCGGCGCATCTTCCGGCTTGTTCTTGTCCGAAGCCACATAGCCTTTGCCAGTGTTGACGGTCAGTTCCATGAACAGATCTGCGCCGTCATCCAAGTGACAGATCACGTGATCTTTGTTCAGGATCTCGATGCCAGCGGATTCCGAAATCGCTCCTGCGGTGACAACCATCGGGCCTTTGGCCGAGATTGACAGGCGCTTGGGGCCTTCGACTTCCATGTTGATCGCTACACCTTTGAGGTTCAGAACGATGTCGGTGACGTCTTCACGTACACCAGCAACCGAGCTGAACTCGTGCAGAACGTTGTCGATTTGAACCGACGTAATAGCGGCACCTTGCAGCGAGCTCATCAGCACGCGGCGCAGGGCGTTGCCCAAGGTCAGACCAAAGCCACGCTCCAGCGGTTCGGCAACAACAGTTGCCTGACGTGCAGGGTCATTACCCGGCTTTACGTCCAGCTGTGTCGGCTTGATCAATTCTGCCCAGTTCTTGTGGATCATGCGTCCCTCCATACTTGTCCTGTCCCCATGTCCAAAGGGCAGGACGCCCGAGGTGAAAATGACGGAAACCGGGCCTCGCTTCGTGCGGGGCCCGGCCGTAAAATGTTCTTATACGCGACGGCGCTTCGGCGGGCGGCAGCCGTTGTGTGCGATCGGGGTTACATCACGGATCGAGGTGATGTTGAAGCCGATGGCAGCCAGAGCGCGCAGAGCCGATTCACGACCCGAACCGGGGCCCTGAACTTCAACTTCCAGCGTCTTAACACCGTGTTCCTGAGCTTTCTTGCCTGCATCTTCCGCAGCCATCTGAGCAGCATACGGTGTCGATTTACGCGAGCCTTTGAAGCCCATGGTGCCAGCCGACGACCACGAGATGGCGTTGCCTTGCACGTCCGAGATCAGGATCTTGGTGTTGTTGAACGAGGAGTTCACGTGAGCAACACCGGATGCGATGTTCTTACGCTCTTTACGCTTCGTACGAGTCTTATCACGAGCCATTCGTCAAACCC
The Aliiroseovarius pelagivivens DNA segment above includes these coding regions:
- the rpsK gene encoding 30S ribosomal protein S11 — protein: MARDKTRTKRKERKNIASGVAHVNSSFNNTKILISDVQGNAISWSSAGTMGFKGSRKSTPYAAQMAAEDAGKKAQEHGVKTLEVEVQGPGSGRESALRALAAIGFNITSIRDVTPIAHNGCRPPKRRRV
- the rplQ gene encoding 50S ribosomal protein L17, which codes for MRHARGYRRLNRTHEHRKAMFANMAGSLIEHEQIKTTLPKAKELRPIIEKMITLAKRGDLHARRQASARLKQEALVAKLFDVLGPRYQDRQGGYVRVLKAGFRYGDMAPMAIIEFVERDADAKGAADRARLEAEEALVDAEE
- a CDS encoding DNA-directed RNA polymerase subunit alpha; this encodes MIHKNWAELIKPTQLDVKPGNDPARQATVVAEPLERGFGLTLGNALRRVLMSSLQGAAITSVQIDNVLHEFSSVAGVREDVTDIVLNLKGVAINMEVEGPKRLSISAKGPMVVTAGAISESAGIEILNKDHVICHLDDGADLFMELTVNTGKGYVASDKNKPEDAPIGLIPVDAIYSPVKKVSYDVQPTREGQVLDYDKLTLKLETDGSVTPEDAVAYAARILQDQLSIFVNFDEPEAAGRQDEDDGLEFNPLLLKKVDELELSVRSANCLKNDNIVYIGDLIQKTEAEMLRTPNFGRKSLNEIKEVLSGMGLHLGMDVEEWPPENIEELAKKFEDQF
- a CDS encoding helix-turn-helix transcriptional regulator yields the protein MQWKTDLSERLTIVDSLAPSGYALGLHARNGAPFMLLQTYDPEWSAKYVDEGYMMVDPLVLWGVQNEGAIRWSDLEFPDPHKVFAQAASYGAKYGVAVSIGPITSRSIGGFARADREFTDTEMQHLLEVITEIHLGTQPPKSLTPAQRAALQLVAKGFRHAEAAAKLGISESALKARLSSARDRLSARTTSEAIQRAQENRYI